One Moorella sp. E308F genomic region harbors:
- a CDS encoding transposase has protein sequence MYSKRKERIRIARARNLARTLKQSSEYRRTYRYRIRIEHTFAEAKEHHGLGRARSYGLAAVDEQVKMTAVAQNIKRQLLFYTVFLPTVNCSLVGFSQHF, from the coding sequence ATGTATAGCAAGCGGAAAGAACGTATCCGGATAGCGAGGGCCAGGAACCTGGCCCGAACGTTAAAGCAAAGCAGTGAATACCGCCGTACCTATCGTTACCGGATCCGTATCGAGCACACCTTTGCGGAAGCCAAAGAACATCATGGCCTGGGCCGGGCCAGGAGCTATGGCCTGGCTGCGGTAGATGAACAGGTAAAGATGACGGCGGTGGCTCAGAATATAAAACGTCAACTTTTATTTTACACTGTGTTTTTGCCTACGGTTAACTGTAGTTTGGTGGGTTTCTCACAGCACTTTTAG
- a CDS encoding tripartite tricarboxylate transporter TctB family protein, whose translation MIEIAMAIFFVILSVSYTVFARQYSFGTFYAPRAGFMPTIVGTMATILAMINLFGTAAQYRRKQTQEKEILLTRYQINKIFLYSIGLVIYVVLLKTVGFLTATFLATLYLIKVAGGKGWRLPIIVAIGVSVGFYSIFQYLLRVILP comes from the coding sequence ATGATAGAGATAGCCATGGCGATATTTTTTGTAATATTGAGCGTTAGTTATACGGTATTTGCCAGACAGTATTCATTTGGAACCTTCTACGCCCCGAGGGCCGGGTTCATGCCAACTATAGTAGGGACAATGGCTACTATTTTAGCAATGATTAATTTATTTGGGACTGCGGCGCAATACAGACGTAAACAAACACAAGAAAAAGAAATTCTTTTAACACGTTATCAAATAAATAAGATCTTCCTGTACTCCATTGGGTTAGTTATTTACGTGGTGCTTCTTAAGACTGTAGGCTTTCTGACAGCAACATTTTTAGCCACTTTATACCTAATTAAAGTAGCAGGCGGAAAAGGTTGGAGATTACCTATAATAGTGGCAATAGGCGTGAGTGTTGGGTTTTATTCTATTTTCCAATACTTATTACGAGTAATATTGCCGTAA
- a CDS encoding NADH:flavin oxidoreductase → MAPFSKFNFKNLMQLKEKIAELNLDIELTEDLRPLARRAKIGGRELPNSLAVHPMEGCDGSEDGSPSELTFRRYRRFARGGAGLLWFEATAVVPEGRANPRQLYINRSNVHTFKELLETARREAGDSMGAGHRPLCILQLTHSGRYSKPYGKPQPVIAYHDPHLDARAGVVPEQEPVTDAELEKLQDKYVEAALLAREAGFDGVDIKACHRYLLSELLAAHTRTGRYGGDFKNRTRFLLETIEKVRARTGNDFILAVRLNAYDAHPYPYGWGVDPEDYTRADLSEPIRLVRLLKEKGVTLVSISAGNPYYTNPEVTRPFDTPPKGAGLPAEHPLESVARLFKITREIQEAEPGLAVVGSGYSWLRQFFGHAAAANIARGAATLAGAGRLAFAYPDFARDLLTNGQLDERRVCIACSRCTQIMRDGGRTGCVVRDREVYMSIYKELSSAS, encoded by the coding sequence ATGGCTCCTTTCAGTAAATTTAACTTCAAAAACCTTATGCAGTTAAAAGAAAAGATAGCCGAACTAAATCTGGATATAGAACTCACCGAAGATTTGCGTCCCCTGGCCCGACGGGCAAAGATCGGCGGCCGGGAGTTGCCCAATTCCCTGGCCGTCCATCCTATGGAAGGATGTGACGGCAGCGAAGACGGCAGCCCGTCCGAACTGACATTCCGCCGCTACCGGCGCTTTGCCCGGGGGGGAGCGGGTTTACTCTGGTTCGAGGCTACCGCCGTCGTCCCAGAGGGCCGTGCCAACCCGCGGCAGCTTTATATCAACCGCAGCAACGTCCATACCTTTAAGGAGCTCCTGGAAACGGCCCGGCGGGAAGCTGGAGACAGCATGGGGGCCGGCCACCGTCCCCTGTGCATCCTGCAGTTAACCCATTCCGGCCGCTACAGCAAGCCTTACGGCAAGCCGCAGCCGGTAATCGCTTACCATGACCCTCATTTAGACGCCCGGGCCGGGGTTGTTCCCGAGCAGGAACCGGTTACCGACGCCGAACTGGAAAAGCTTCAAGATAAATACGTGGAAGCGGCCCTGCTGGCGCGGGAGGCGGGCTTTGACGGGGTGGATATCAAGGCCTGCCACCGTTACCTTTTGTCGGAACTGCTGGCCGCTCATACCCGCACGGGCAGGTACGGCGGCGATTTTAAAAACCGCACGCGTTTTCTCCTGGAAACAATTGAAAAGGTACGGGCCAGAACAGGCAATGACTTTATCCTGGCCGTTAGGTTAAACGCCTACGACGCCCATCCCTATCCCTACGGCTGGGGCGTTGATCCTGAAGATTATACCCGCGCCGACCTTTCCGAACCCATCCGGCTTGTGCGCCTCCTCAAGGAGAAGGGGGTAACGCTGGTCAGCATTTCGGCCGGCAATCCTTATTATACAAACCCGGAAGTTACCCGCCCCTTTGATACTCCGCCCAAGGGGGCGGGCCTTCCTGCGGAGCATCCCCTGGAGAGCGTCGCCCGGCTTTTTAAGATTACCCGGGAGATACAGGAAGCCGAACCGGGACTGGCCGTGGTCGGCAGCGGCTACAGCTGGCTGCGGCAGTTTTTCGGCCACGCGGCGGCCGCCAATATCGCCCGCGGCGCGGCAACCCTGGCCGGTGCCGGCAGGCTTGCCTTCGCCTATCCCGATTTCGCCCGGGACCTGCTCACCAATGGTCAGCTGGATGAGCGCCGGGTTTGCATTGCCTGCAGCCGCTGCACCCAGATTATGCGTGACGGCGGCAGGACCGGCTGCGTCGTAAGGGATAGGGAGGTATATATGTCGATTTATAAAGAACTATCTTCTGCTTCATAA
- a CDS encoding ROK family transcriptional regulator: MANDVSNLQLVKKLNRISILNIIREHNTISRQQLARLTGLTPAAITGIIRDLVALGYVIEMGLGKSSGGRRPVKLQFNQDSGYVLGAEITRNNTTLGMVNLGAKPLMIKQYSIDMTEPQRGLALLADEVKKIIIESGVDKKKIFGMGVAYPGLVDISTRVVKRSPNLGKKWRDIPIEKWLQEMIGIRVFVENNSNAAALAEYSFGLGKETKNMAYINLGEGISAGIILNGMLAYGFKGYTGEIGHLVIAENGPLCNCGNNGCLESLYAVPALVHKANNELALYNPKDTLKAIWKEKGYVTIEDIIAHANEANSYAWKLIQQAGWYIGKGVAAIINVFNPEAIFIGGILAEAGNILLEPLRESVQKHAFPELVREVKIELSSMRKDTGFYGACAVTIRALFEGGVDALLDVY, encoded by the coding sequence ATGGCAAATGATGTAAGCAACTTGCAGTTAGTAAAAAAGCTAAACAGGATCAGCATCCTCAATATTATCAGGGAGCATAATACCATTTCTCGACAGCAATTGGCTAGGTTAACTGGTCTTACGCCGGCAGCAATAACAGGTATTATACGCGATTTGGTAGCATTAGGTTACGTTATTGAAATGGGCCTGGGAAAATCTAGCGGTGGAAGGCGTCCTGTCAAATTACAATTTAACCAGGATTCCGGTTATGTTCTTGGAGCAGAAATAACAAGAAACAATACCACTCTGGGGATGGTGAACCTCGGTGCTAAACCTTTGATGATTAAACAATACAGCATCGACATGACAGAACCCCAGCGGGGACTAGCTCTACTTGCCGATGAAGTAAAAAAAATAATAATTGAAAGCGGCGTTGATAAGAAAAAAATCTTCGGTATGGGAGTTGCATACCCCGGATTAGTTGATATTAGTACAAGAGTAGTGAAACGTTCGCCCAATCTGGGTAAAAAATGGCGTGATATTCCAATAGAAAAATGGTTACAGGAAATGATTGGGATAAGGGTTTTTGTTGAAAATAATTCCAATGCGGCAGCATTGGCTGAATATAGTTTTGGCCTTGGCAAAGAGACTAAAAATATGGCCTACATTAACTTGGGCGAGGGTATCAGTGCGGGTATTATTCTTAATGGTATGCTGGCTTATGGATTTAAAGGTTATACCGGCGAAATCGGTCACCTAGTGATAGCTGAAAACGGCCCTCTTTGTAACTGCGGTAATAATGGCTGCCTCGAGAGTTTGTATGCGGTACCGGCATTGGTACACAAGGCCAATAATGAACTTGCATTATATAACCCAAAAGATACCTTAAAAGCAATATGGAAGGAAAAGGGTTACGTTACAATCGAGGATATTATTGCCCATGCTAATGAAGCTAATTCATATGCCTGGAAGCTAATACAACAGGCAGGCTGGTATATTGGCAAAGGTGTAGCAGCCATTATCAATGTTTTTAATCCAGAAGCAATTTTTATCGGCGGTATACTGGCTGAAGCGGGCAACATTTTGCTAGAACCATTGAGAGAAAGTGTGCAAAAACATGCTTTTCCAGAGCTAGTGCGGGAGGTGAAAATTGAATTATCATCTATGCGAAAGGATACAGGTTTTTACGGTGCGTGTGCTGTTACCATTAGGGCTCTTTTTGAGGGAGGGGTCGATGCATTGTTGGATGTTTATTAG